The genomic stretch ttataattatgtaAATATCAACTATTGGTATACAAATAACATTACCCTATTACAATTTACAAGACATTCATACTTTAGCATGTCCACACATATCAAGTGCATGACAAAAGAGCAAGATTTGATAAATAAACTGAATATGTACCTCTCTATCACTAAAAACCATAGACGTCCTTGAAGTCCAACTTCCACATTGGAAAACACAAACGAAACTTGGGCAAAAGCTTAGAACCCATTGAGCAGAGACTCTTCACATCCGCATGGCTGAAGAGATAAAGGAGTAAAAGCTAAAGAGGTCAACACGAAGAAAGCCATATGGGCTACAAAGTAACAACAGCAAGAGAGAAGCAACACTGATGAAAGATTTCAAATTAACAGGCAGATAAGATAATGATGCTTGGCTGGGCTTCATTAACACAAAATTTTCTTAACTTCCCAGAAGAGCTATGCCCCCTGCACCAACAGATCATTCCATAATATAAATTTGTGAAGTTCTTGGACAATTTTACTGCTACAGAATGCAGAGCAGCTAGAGGCATCTCGCGAATGGGATCAAAGCCCGAGTTTCGAAAGGAGTTCTCGCCATCTTGGAGTTTCTTCGTCGAAAATGTAGGTCAGAGGCGAGATCAGAACTCCACTGCCACCAATCTGCATTAGAAGAGAATAAGCTCCCACAATGGCCCCAGATCTTCAGAAAGGAAAGTAAGGGAATCCCATATAAAATTTCAAGAGAAGGAATGTAAAAACTCATAATAAATATAGCACTTCAAGGTAAAAAGATGGAAGTGTTTTCTTAGTCCATTCAAGTAGACTGCCTGCCCTATCCTGACTAAGGGTTTCTTTCATGGCGGTTTAAGTTCTCTTCTCTTGCTTGTGAATTCTGTTATATCTTGCAGTTGCCATATCTACGGTTTTCTTGGTTATAGCTTACCTGCAGCGAGTAAATTCCTTACTTTTTGAAGGTAGGAGGCTATGTAGGCTCCACATTAAGATAGTCCCAAAAATATGACATAATAAAGTGGTATCAAATTACTGAATCAGGTTCAACAAATCAGCCATTTCCCTGGCTTTGTTTACCTGCATCATgcttttttattaaaaagaaaaaaaaaaactagtcaATAGATTAAGATCATTACTCCGCCAGGGGATGTTAttcactgccggtcccaagcccggataaaggaggagggttgcattaggtagccgacagccagcgtaaaacctagtcggatccaaatatgaattctagacaaattatCTGTTGGGGcgtaacccacatagaagtctagaattcatgtagccgaccccacataatgTGATAAAGGccggatatgttgttgttgttgttgtagtcaATAGATTAAGAATCAGTTGAACTGGTTGGGCCATTGTATGGAAAGTTTCAGTTCTAAGGTCGGACATAGTGTGCATGAATGGTAATACCAAGTTTTCATGTTCTTCAAAAAGTGTAATATGAAGGTATAAGACCGGAAACATTTAAAGTATCATTTGTCTGGCTTTATTTACTTCAATAGGACTGCAGTTACAGAGCACAAAAGATGGGCCATTTGTTTTTCTGATTGGTGTTGAGTGGCAGATTAAGTTTGGTTGCGTTTGCACAATATAGCTATTTCATACTATCTCATTCTCAGACACCAAAAAAGCAGGGTTCTACCAATGTAAACAAGTTGAAGACAACTCCTACCCGACACTGGGTTCTCTCTCTTGGAGCTAGCAATGGGTGAGAAAAACCAGTTTGTAATCTTGTCATGATGATATATAagtagaagagagagagagagagagagagagaggtctcTCACCGCTCTCAGCTGTTGAACCGACTTGTAAAGCAACTTTTTGGGTACACATATGACTATTGCAAAGTAATCAACTGTTACCCTTCCATTACGTTTGCAAAAAACTGGACTTATAGTGGGCCCCTGCATCATGAATGTGAAAAGCATATGAGAAAAACCAAGTCAACACTCAACGACTGCTTGCAGAATACACAGTTGGATTTATCACATCATAATCCTGCTTCTCAAGCCCAAAGAAGACCCTCCTTCCCTCAAGAGTCATAACATGCTACAGTTTGATGCTTATTTTCTTGAGAGAGCAAAACACAAAGAGGTTCACCTGCAGACCCGATAGTGATGTTTGGCTCAGGATTCTCTCTGCCACCTCATCTGCACTGCTTCCCCTCATGTTTGCAGTAACCTACCATAAATAAAGTGAGACGACAAAGAACAAGAAATGACATTATATGAATAAATACGGCAATACCGTGAACTGTCCAATTGCCCTCAAATGTGCCTCCAATCTTTCAAGAATTTCATGAGTGGCATCCAATACACCTTTTCGCAAGGTCAAGGACTTCCTGCTAGCAACAAGGACAGCCTGAAGACATGGCCAAATAAAGTAGACATAGTTTGAAATTAATTGCCTAAAAGATCCCCACATGATAAATTGTCAAGTATTGTTGCCATGATGTCAAGTAAATAAAGAGTTCACCTGACTCTTCACGATGACTCCgccttcaatttctttcaaattgttCTCTCTAAGTGTCGTTCCACTACTCACAAGGTCAACTATAGCATCAGCTATTCCCATCTAGATTAACAAAAGAGCTAGCAGGTAATATTAATACATGAGACATTATTAAAAACATGCATGTCTAGTGGTTGGCTTTAAATTCCAGGTATggatttatcaaataaaagagCCAAGACTTAATGCAAGCCCAAGTAAAGCTAACTTTATAAGCACTGAAGCaacaattcaaataagcattgAACCTACAAAGAGTAAATGTATAGCAATATTGTCAATCCAATCCCCCCACTCCCGCTCAAGAAGGCAAGTGTGATTATGAATACTCACGAAACATCAGCCTAACTATATAGCGACATTGTCTGTAGAAAAGAAGCAGCTCTCACCGCAGGTGCTGCCTCTAATGCTCCATCAGCAGTtgagaaaataacatgcttTAGTCCATTTTCCTTCATAAATTTTGGAGCCAGCTATGCATAAAAACAGAATGGTTGTTTAATGCCTATTGAACCTCCAAAACAAGAAAATTGGTTGTAATGAAGAAATAATTGAACAGTAATATGACAAAACtgatgtatacatacataagtGAAACCAGTGGCAACTCTCAGAGGTTTCTTGGCTGTCCACTGAGGCATCTGTGCCAGCTCCCTTagtgaatttatattttcaaaaatcccaTATTGGGGTAtctgaaaaaaagaaagatgtcACACCTAAAAGAGTAGCAACAGTGGAAAAACTATGTGCCATAGTATATGTTGAAAGGCAATGACAACTTGGCCAAGGATAAACAAAGACACTAGTCTACGTTAAAGGAGAACGATGACTTACAGCCAAGGATAAACGGCAGTCTCCAAACTCAAGTGCATCATGAACAAGAATTAGATCTTCATTCCCCTGCAAAGAATAATTCACACCATGAAACTTACTAATAGTTTCcaataacatcaaaataaaaaatggaaacaaaagcTCAAAAGAATTAACAGTACCAGAAAAAATTCAACAACATTGTAAATCATAACACTTGctaatcatttatatctatgtaaatcttttgtaaggcccttataactcatatcacaCTTCATAatctcccaccaagtttttcttggccTTCCTCTGCATCTTTTGCCAAATATTTGTTTCATTCCATTCACTCTCCTAATAGAAATCtctattggttttcttctcatatgatcaaaccatcttaatcttATCTGACGTATCTAATCTTCAATAGCAACTACTCCGACCTTATTACaaacaatcttattttttattttacattttcttgtatggccacacatccatcttaacatcctcaacTCCTTTATGGCCATACTTTTCACATTTTAGTGTTTTACTACCCAATATTCTGTGTCATACAACAAATCTagtcttataattttttagcaatAGGAGTCTTAGTATCATATAAAACTCTAGGTggatttttccattttaaccatcttGCCTTAACTGTGTGGGTAATATCCTCATTAACCTTCCCATCTTCTTGGATGATTGATTCAAGGTATCAAACATAAATATGCATTACCACCTCAACATcatcaaaagttgcaccaatcttCTTTCCAACACATTAAGCACATGCGTGccacttcaaaataaaaatacctgCTGCACAACAGCAGCCTGACAAAAAATACAGACCAGATTTACCAACTTAAAAAATCATACAGCCAATTTTAAATACGTGAAAAGGCAACActaacaacataccaagcctttatctcTCTATATAAGGTTAGCTGGTTGGCTATACAAATTCTAGCTTCccattcatttttatctatggccttatcttttgtaagacccatgtaattaataaaaatgtgaaaaataactttataattaaacaacaataataatagtaacAGTGACACATAGAGACTGATTTCTACCTCTTGCTTGCTTGCTGGGacctaaaatatcaaaattaccAGTCCATTCAAACCTCAAAAACATATCATTCAATGAATTTCTCATAGCAGGTTATTGGCGAGAAAAATTCAGTTGTAACTAAAATCAGAATAGTtcaatccaataataataaatagaatgTAGCCAAAAGCAGATGAAGGAGAAAAGTGTTGCATCTTAACTTTAGACAAATGCATAAAGACAGAAGCCATATATCCACTATGAAAATGACTAAAAGTAAATACTGAAAACATGTGTTTAACCAGACAAAATTTCTTTATCATACAGACGGAACTGTTCAACGGGTATCCAACAATATGATCATGCAGTCCACTATTTGCTTCAGACAACCATGAATTCTCCCTTAAGAAATCAAAACACAACTCACTACGCAATTATTACCTGTCCATATTCACTAACGGTATCGAGACCCACAATACCTAGGTCTAGATCACCTGATACCAATTTCCTTACTACGTCTTTTGGCCGCTGAAACCATACTTCCAGGTTTGGAAGCTGcaacaaaatattatacatcATTATCTCCAGCTACATAAGACAAAACTTTGAAGCAAATTTGTGAGtaataatttatgaatattCAACCATAAACAATGCACAAAAGGAGGAGAAAACAGCATCTAGAAGGGAAACTTCTTGGTGAACTTCTTAGACAACAAAGAGTTAGTACAGGGAATTACCACTTGCGTGACAGTAccaataacttttttttttttttttgataaacaGCAgagatatgatttattaatAAGTACCAATAACCTTCTAAATTAGCCTGATACAAACTTTGGTGATGGAGAAATATAAATCAccaaacacaaaatttaaaaggtTGGTTGGCAATTGGTTTTATTTTGGGGGCCAAATATGTTGAGAAGAGCTCAAGCCCACTCAGACCTATTTTTGTTTACCAATTACTTTTAATATGCTTAGAATGTGGCTTCCACGTGTAGGAAGATATTGTCACAGTTATGGAATGTGACAGTAACAATCCTTCTAATTCAATGTGTATTGGAAGAGATAGTTGAAGAACTGTGGGAGGAAAGGGAGAGATtggaagagaatgagagaaggaGAGTGTGAGAGAAGTTGAGAGAGTAAGGATTGAATTCTTGCTTGATAATCGATAATCTCTTACAGGGAAAGTTGTGAGCTTATGTAGCTTGTTCTGAggtgctgccacagcagatcaTAACCCtcataacaaactattttgtcctaACCTAGCCACCTTTACACCTGGATATTCCTTCTAACTAACTAACAGCTGGAAAAGAGAATTACAAttaaacaataaagagaaacaGTGAAAGTAAATAAATCCGCAGCAAAATTGGCCTGGGTTGGCCTCGGTTTTGTGAcagatatattataaaatatgtagGTGTAAAGCAATAAATAAACAAGAATGACAAAATCATACCATTATATATCTTGGAAGCTTTAAAAGaccaataaataagaaattaatgaacTCTTGGAGACTTTAAAAGGCCAAAATCATTACAACAGCATAAGCCTCAATCCTACTAAGTGGGGTCAATGACATGAATTGATCTTCAATTATCTCCATGACCATTATATCCCATGTCATATCCAAGGGCttttcaacaattttattttgtgtgtgtgtgtcttcctctacctcttttactACAATATCTTCTATACTATCCACTCActttataaatatatctattaATCTTCTCAAATGTCCAAGTTATCTTAATCACATCTCatacatcttatctttaatagacGCCAGTCTaatcttattatgaataatgCCATTCTTATTTCGTCTTTCCTTCTATGGTCACACATCTACCATAATATCCTCATCTCAATTACATTCATATTTAGGTGCTCAACTGGCCGATAATTGCGTATCCATTCAATAAAACTTCCCAATTAACTTTAAAGAGATTTTATAATTGCATAAAATGCCAAATGGAATTCTCCACTTTACTCATCACATCTAGATTCTTTGAATAACATCTTTAGTAACCTCCCCTTCTTTTTACACAGTTGATCCAAAGGACCATAATCATaaagacaaaaattatttatgttcaTTGTCTACCATGTTGTTAAACCCTCCCACCAATGACCATCTCCTATGCCCGTAGCCATCCTGCTAGTTGTTGCTTTCCCATCTATAGTAGTTTATTGACCTTAGAAAAATATACCAATAGTTGAGGATCTACACAACAGGAATATTGGCCATTCACTCAAAGTTTACTGAGTACATAAAGCAATACGCCTATCAACATTATCCAAACTGCAGATGGGAACTGACTTCACACTTAAGATTGTCGGAGAGGCCAGAGACCAGCCTGAGTGTTGTTTTACACTAAACAGCTCAATATTGCGTGTGTATATAAATGCACCAATATTTTAGCTCAAGGAATTCAAATTCCGAAGTGATGATATGCAAAACCACGTACAAGCCTGTAAAATTTTTAGTTCAACTCTGCTCTTGAGAATTAGTTACATGTTTAACCTGAAGTTTGgaataaaatacaagaacaatcaAGAGCTTCAAAACACGTATCTTCCGCCTTCTATGATTAATGACAGGTTTTAGCATTTTCCACTTTACAATTTCAACTGGCCAATAATTCGCGCACCTGGGGAATTTCAGCAACGTACTGCCGAGGATTGACCTGCCTGACCGATAATTGGCAATCCTGCACGAAACAGCgaaaagaaaaacctaagagTCCCAAAtagctatataaatatatgcg from Diospyros lotus cultivar Yz01 chromosome 9, ASM1463336v1, whole genome shotgun sequence encodes the following:
- the LOC127810638 gene encoding ATP phosphoribosyltransferase 1, chloroplastic isoform X2, translated to MSVMSPSLQQRPLSYANSLSAFSSSPRSSPSVRFVVTFTVSCCSLASPATSVNGNVDQKVPERNEIRLGLPSKGRMASDTLDLLKDCQLSVRQVNPRQYVAEIPQLPNLEVWFQRPKDVVRKLVSGDLDLGIVGLDTVSEYGQGNEDLILVHDALEFGDCRLSLAIPQYGIFENINSLRELAQMPQWTAKKPLRVATGFTYLAPKFMKENGLKHVIFSTADGALEAAPAMGIADAIVDLVSSGTTLRENNLKEIEGGVIVKSQAVLVASRKSLTLRKGVLDATHEILERLEAHLRAIGQFTVTANMRGSSADEVAERILSQTSLSGLQGPTISPVFCKRNGRVTVDYFAIVICVPKKLLYKSVQQLRAIGGSGVLISPLTYIFDEETPRWRELLSKLGL
- the LOC127810638 gene encoding ATP phosphoribosyltransferase 1, chloroplastic isoform X3; amino-acid sequence: MSVMSPSLQQRPLSYANSLSAFSSSPRSSPSVRFVVTFTVSCCSLASPATSVNGNVDQKVPERNEIRLGLPSKGRMASDTLDLLKDCQLSVRQVNPRQYVAEIPQLPNLEVWFQRPKDVVRKLVSGDLDLGIVGLDTVSEYGQGNEDLILVHDALEFGDCRLSLAIPQYGIFENINSLRELAQMPQWTAKKPLRVATGFTYLAPKFMKENGLKHVIFSTADGALEAAPAMGIADAIVDLVSSGTTLRENNLKEIEGGVIVKSQAVLVASRKSLTLRKGVLDATHEILERLEAHLRAIGQFTVTANMRGSSADEVAERILSQTSLSGLQIGGSGVLISPLTYIFDEETPRWRELLSKLGL
- the LOC127810638 gene encoding ATP phosphoribosyltransferase 1, chloroplastic isoform X1, giving the protein MSVMSPSLQQRPLSYANSLSAFSSSPRSSPSVRFVVTFTVSCCSLASPATSVNGNVDQKVPERNEIRLGLPSKGRMASDTLDLLKDCQLSVRQVNPRQYVAEIPQLPNLEVWFQRPKDVVRKLVSGDLDLGIVGLDTVSEYGQGNEDLILVHDALEFGDCRLSLAIPQYGIFENINSLRELAQMPQWTAKKPLRVATGFTYLAPKFMKENGLKHVIFSTADGALEAAPAMGIADAIVDLVSSGTTLRENNLKEIEGGVIVKSQAVLVASRKSLTLRKGVLDATHEILERLEAHLRAIGQFTVTANMRGSSADEVAERILSQTSLSGLQGPTISPVFCKRNGRVTVDYFAIVICVPKKLLYKSVQQLRAVRDLSLSLSLSLLLIYHHDKITNWFFSPIASSKRENPVSDWWQWSSDLASDLHFRRRNSKMARTPFETRALIPFARCL